One part of the Candidatus Zixiibacteriota bacterium genome encodes these proteins:
- the ybeY gene encoding rRNA maturation RNase YbeY — translation MKLMIYKETPTQIPRARLVKLAESVSKREFRKNSDAVINLVFTDAARIRSLNRLYRGKNKVTDVLSFPLDSEAKADDIFGEVYICVSVAERQARGYGATLPTEYLRLACHGFLHLFGHDHQRPAEEKRMKGKEDTYLAGIMSKLPL, via the coding sequence ATGAAGCTAATGATATACAAGGAGACGCCCACTCAAATACCACGGGCGCGATTAGTTAAACTGGCGGAAAGTGTCTCAAAGCGAGAGTTTCGAAAAAACTCGGATGCGGTTATAAACCTCGTGTTCACCGATGCGGCAAGAATTCGAAGTCTCAATCGCCTTTACCGGGGGAAAAACAAGGTGACAGACGTTCTCTCCTTTCCACTTGATTCCGAAGCGAAGGCGGATGATATTTTCGGTGAAGTCTATATCTGTGTTTCTGTTGCCGAGCGTCAGGCCCGCGGATACGGGGCCACATTGCCGACCGAATATCTTAGACTGGCATGCCACGGCTTTTTACATCTCTTTGGGCACGATCACCAACGTCCGGCAGAAGAGAAGAGAATGAAGGGGAAAGAGGATACGTATCTTGCTGGAATTATGAGTAAACTTCCATTATGA